The following coding sequences lie in one Phaenicophaeus curvirostris isolate KB17595 chromosome 5, BPBGC_Pcur_1.0, whole genome shotgun sequence genomic window:
- the CCDC177 gene encoding coiled-coil domain-containing protein 177, with translation MVEPPAEPPPPPCPAPGGGAAAAEPARPGEQSPLLHLDLYNFDCAAAEGSRYVLTSPRSLEACARCAVRPVELLPRPLAELLREAPGRSMRVAAGLYEAYERERRRKLQQCREERERIVREEKRRILAPLGSRPPSPAARGQRPRAAGRAAGKSHSLDSLQKRREGPWGKTSSESGASSSYSGDSPRERGAHGGGRSRAPPAGASPLGRSFSLGDLSHSPQTAQRVERIVREVKRRKGLSEVPERDKKIAALMIAKHQEASLLREQRQAAHLQWDSQRRLAERRREREEKEKQRALLQGQRLWESQVEKRRGRLSREQEEAALLRQRQRLVCEERWREQAEKQERLRRERLERAVQEDKQKKLHQEHSLKAKEEGERELREREEQLLQEKLSMAAQKRLKKEVQLQKEKKLLNQAEKLKHEALVKELAKQEAEEKKMLKASLEMSLTKAQENYEQLVEKRNQELREKARREDMQIQRAKLAAEKKEREQKEHLEALARETERKLQHAAQAAEEAVQEKARKVVLSRLEKEKVQKMNKQKVEQYEDLRRREILLSIERKLERSEQIFKEKKTVIENARSVARASFHVREKVREETNVRTFDKMVLEAELHAHLSKK, from the coding sequence ATGGTGGAGCCGCCGGCcgagccgcccccgccgccctgCCCGGCGCCCGGcgggggagcggcggcggcggagcccGCCCGCCCCGGGGAGCAGTCGCCGCTGCTGCACCTGGACCTGTACAACTTCGACTGCGCGGCGGCCGAGGGCAGCCGGTACGTGCTGACCAGCCCGCGCTCGCTCGAAGCCTGCGCCCGCTGCGCCGTGCGCCCCGTGGAGCTGCTGCCGCGGCCGCTCGCCGAGCTGCTGCGCGAAGCCCCCGGGCGCTCCATGCGGGTCGCGGCCGGGCTCTACGAGGCCTACGAGCGGGAGAGGCGCCGCAAGCTGCAGCAGTGCCGGGAGGAGCGGGAGAGGATCGTccgggaggagaagaggaggatccTCGCGCCGCTGGGCAGCCGCCCGCCCTCGCCCGCCGCCCGCGGGCAGCGCCCCCGAGCCGCGGGCCGAGCCGCGGGCAAGAGCCACTCGCTGGACTCGCTGCAGAAGCGCCGCGAGGGCCCCTGGGGCAAGACCTCGTCGGAGTCGGGGGCCTCGTCCTCCTACAGCGGGGACAGCCCGCGGGAGCGCGGGGCTCACGGCGGGGGCCGCAGCCGAGCCCCCCCCGCCGGCGCGTCCCCGCTGGGGCGCAGCTTCAGCCTGGGCGACCTGAGCCACTCGCCGCAGACCGCCCAGCGCGTGGAGAGGATCGTCCGGGAggtgaagaggaggaaagggctCTCGGAGGTGCCCGAGAGGGACAAGAAGATCGCGGCGCTGATGATCGCCAAGCACCAGGAGGCCAGCCTGCTGCGGGAGCAGCGGCAGGCGGCTCACCTGCAGTGGGACAGCCAGCGGCGCCTGGCCGAGCGGCGCAGGGAGCGcgaggagaaggagaagcagagggCCCTCCTGCAGGGCCAGCGGCTCTGGGAGAGCCAGGTGGAGAAGCGTCGCGGGAGGCTGAGccgggagcaggaggaggccGCCCTGCTGAGGCAGAGGCAGCGCCTGGTGTGCGAGGAGAGGTGGCGGGAGCAGGCGGAGAAGCAGGAGCGGCTGCggagggagaggctggagagggcCGTCCAGGAGGACAAGCAGAAGAAGCTCCATCAAGAGCACAGCCTGAAGGCGAAGGAGGAGGGTGAGAGGGAGCTCCGGGAGCGAGAAGAGCAGCTCCTGCAAGAGAAGCTGTCCATGGCCGCGCAGAAGAGGCTGAAGAAGGaggtgcagctgcagaaggagaagaaactgCTCAACCAAGCAGAGAAGCTGAAACATGAGGCCTTGGTCAAAGAACTGGCCAAGCAAgaggcagaagagaagaaaatgctgaaggCCTCCCTGGAGATGAGCTTGACCAAGGCCCAGGAGAACTACGAGCAGCTAGTGGAGAAGAGGAACCAGGAGCTGAGGGAGAAGGCCAGGCGGGAGGACATGCAGATCCAGAGAGCCAAACTGGcagcagagaagaaggaaagagagcagAAGGAGCACTTGGAGGCCCTGGctagagagacagagagaaagctCCAGCATGCTGCCCAGGCGGCCGAAGAGGCTGTTCAAGAAAAAGCCCGCAAGGTGGTCTTGAGCCGtctggagaaagagaaagtgCAGAAGATGAACAAGCAAAAGGTGGAGCAGTATGAGGACTTACGGCGCAGGGAGATCCTCCTGTCTATagagagaaagctggagaggagcgAGCAGATCTTCAAGGAGAAGAAGACTGTAATAGAAAATGCCAGGTCCGTTGCTCGGGCGTCCTTCCATGTCCGGGAAAAGGTCCGGGAGGAGACAAATGTGCGCACCTTTGACAAGATGGTGTTGGAAGCAGAACTGCATGCGCACCTGAGTAAGAAATGA